CATATCATCGAGATGGTCGAAGGCTACCACCGGCGCTTTAAGCAGCGAGGATCGAGTCACCCCATTAGGGAAATAGCGTGCGGCAAAACTCGGTGAGGCCACGAACAGGTAGTCCAGCGCACCCAACCGATCCACCAGGCAGCTAGGCAATGCCTGAGGCTGGTTACTGACTGCACCAACCACTTCCCCGCGGCGCAGGCGCTCCTGGGTACGGGTTTCATCCTCTACCTGAATATTGAGGCGAATTGGGCTATCGGCCAGAACGGGAGCAAGGGCAGGCAGCAGCCAGGTCGCCAGACTGTCGGCGTTGACCGCAAGCGACAGCAGCAGTGGCGTGGAGCCGGTTTGTTCATCCCCAAGCCACTCTTCTTCCAGCAACTCTACCTGGCGCAGCAGCGCGAGTAATTTCTGGCCCTGTTCGGTTGGACGAGGCGGCACCGTGCGCACCAGCAGCGGCTGGCCGAACATATTCTCAAGTTGTTTAATACGCTGAGAGACGGCGGACTGCGTGATACAGAGCTTCTGAGCGGCGCGCTCAAAACCGCGTTCGCTGATAACCGCATCTAAAGCCTGCAGTGTTCGGTAGTCCGGACGTTTCATTAGTATTTTATTCTCCAGTGAGTTGCAGCCTGCACTATGACATAAATTCACGTGCATTCCAGTAACAGAACGCGCTGCGCAACCATGACTTGTGGGGTATAGCACCACAAAGAGTGGGTAAATTGTGACTGAGATCGCGCGTTGACGCTATCTCCATTGACTCGATAGCTGCGTGAGCGCTTAGCCAGGTATATAATGCGCGGCAATTTGGACACCACAGGCGAATAGATATGACGCAGGACGAACTTAAGAAAGCAGTAGGCTGGGCGGCTCTTCAATATGTGCAGCCGGGCACTATCGTTGGGGTTGGCACCGGTTCTACCGCGTCGCATTTTATTGATGCGCTGGCCACCATGAAAGATAAGATTGAAGGGGCGGTTTCTAGCTCCGAAGCGTCAACCGCTAAGCTTAAGCAACTGGGGATCCCGGTTTTTGATCTCAATGAAGTTGACTCTCTGGGCGTTTATGTTGACGGTGCCGACGAAATCAACGACCAGATGCAAATGATCAAAGGCGGCGGCGCGGCGCTGACTCGCGAGAAAATCGTGGCTTCTGTGGCCGAGAAATTTGTTTGTATCGCCGATGCTTCTAAACAGGTGGCTATTCTGGGCGAGTTCCCTCTGCCGGTGGAAGTTATTCCAATGGCGCGCAGCGCCGTCGCTCGTACCCTGGTGAAACTTGGCGGTCGTCCTGAATATCGTCAGGGCGTGGTGACTGACAATGGCAACGTTATCCTTGATGTACACGGCCTGAGCATTATCGATCCCGTTGCCCTGGAAAATGCCATTAATGCGATTCCAGGCGTAGTGACTGTCGGCCTGTTTGCCAACCGCGGGGCCGATGTGGCTCTGATTGGTACAGCCGAAGGCGTTAAGACCTTCGTGAAATAATTGCCTTACCACGCCGCTTTTAATCGGCGGCGTGGTAAAAAAATTCCCGTCGCAAATTTTGGTGACATCTGTCACATCTTTTCGTTACATCTCGTTTTCATTCTGCCGTAGATTCTCCTGACCAGACAATCTCCTGATTTTGTTCTGTGGATGATTTTTCTTCACCAGCGAACGTTTAATCCGCATGTTGCCCGTCGAAAGTTTTTTGATATGTTGGCAGCTGGTGGTTTTATTTTTAACCGCCCAAACACAACATCAGATGAGAATAACAGGGTTCTTATGGCCAGAGTTTCGCTAGATAAAGAGAAGATTAAATTCCTGCTGGTGGAAGGTGTACACCAGAAGGCCGTTGATAACCTGCTGGCAGCGGGTTACACCAACATCGAATATCACAAAGGTGCGCTGGACAGCGCTGAGCTGAAAGAAGCTATCCGCGATGCCCATTTTATCGGTATCCGATCCCGAACTCATCTGAGTGAAGAAATTTTTGCCGCTGCCGAAAAACTGGTGGCGGTAGGCTGTTTCTGTATTGGTACTAATCAGGTAGACCTGAATGCCGCGACTCTGCGCGGGGTGCCGGTATTTAACGCGCCGTTCTCAAATACCCGTTCGGTCGCCGAGTTGGTGATTGGCGAGCTGTTATTACTGCTGCGCGGAGTGCCTGAAGCTAATGCCAAAGCTCACCGCGGTGTGTGGAACAAGCAGGCCGTGGGCTGTTTTGAAGCACGCGGTAAAAAGCTGGGAATCATTGGTTACGGGCATATCGGAACTCAGCTTGGCATTCTTGCTGAGTCGCTGGGAATGAATGTTTTCTTCTACGATATCGAAAACAAACTGCCGCTTGGCAATGCCACTCAGGTACAGCATCTTTCCGACCTGCTGAATATGAGCGATGTGGTGAGCCTGCATGTTCCAGAAAACCGCTCCACTAAAAATATGATTGGTCCGCAAGAGCTGGCGCTGATGAAGCCCGGCGCGTTGCTGATTAACGCCTCACGCGGCACCGTAGTTGATATCCCGGCTTTATGTGACGCTTTGGCGCGTAAGCATTTGGGCGGCGCGGCTATCGATGTATTCCCGACAGAGCCTGCAACTAATAGCGATCCTTTCAGCTCGCCGCTGTGTGAGTTCGATAATGTGCTGCTGACCCCGCATATTGGCGGTTCGACTCAGGAAGCGCAGGAAAACATCGGTCTGGAAGTGGCTGGGAAACTTAGTAAATACTCGGATAATGGCTCTACGCTGTCGGCGGTGAACTTCCCGGAAGTATCGCTTCCTCAACATGGAGAACAGGCGAGCCGTCTGCTGCATATTCATGAAAACCGCCCCGGCGTGCTTACGGCAATCAACCAGATTTTTGCCGAGCAGGGGATAAACATTGCCGCTCAGTATCTGCAAACCACACCGCAAATGGGTTATGTGGTCATAGATATTGATGCCGGTGAAGAGGTGGCAGAGAAGGCATTACAAAGCATGAAGGCGATTCCAGGAACCGTGCGGGCGCGTCTGCTTTACTAATTGGTTTGCTTAAGACGCCCAGCGCCATGTTGTGCTGGGCGTAACCAGCATCGGTAACGGAACATCCCATGACTCGGTTGGAATAGCGGGTACCTGCTGACAATCCAGCGCCAGACCGATGGGCTGAAAATGGTAGCGCTGCCAAAAACGTAATGTGCGGTCGTAATATCCGCCACCCATTCCTATGCGATTGCCCTGAGCATCAAACCCCAATAGCGGGGTAATCATCACGTCCAGCTGCTCCAGCGGCAGTACCTGGCGGACATCGAGCGCCGGCTCACCTATTTTCATTCGGTTAAACACCAGTTGCGTATCCGGGCCGTAGCGTAAAAAAAGCAAATTACCGCGACTGAATGGATGCAACAGAGGCAGATAGACTTCGCGCCCGCTGTGCCATAAAGCAGATATAAGCGGGGAAGTATCTATTTCAGAACCAAAAGAGAGAAAGACAGCGATTTTGTGCGCATGAGCCATTTCATCGAGCGCAAGCACTCTTTGGGCGGCATTTTGCCCGGCCTGATGGCGCTGTTCTGTGCTTAACGCGGCCCTGCGTCGAAGGATTTGCTCGCGAAGCGCGTGGCGTTCAGAAATCAAGGGAATGGATGAAGCCATGGTAGAAAAGAGGGAATCTCCGAGATGCCGCCGCAGGCTGTAACCCTTGAACCCTTGGTTCAAGGTGAATGCAACGTCATGGTCTTAAGGCTTCTCGGACGAACCGAGCGTGCTCACCGACCGTGGAGCGCCACATTCTTGTGGTTTGAAATATCGGCTCAGGGGACTGGCCCGCTTGCAAACATCTCAGAGAAATTTTGTCTTCAAAGTCACTCTACCACAAGCAAACTCTGAAGTGTTATTCAATATTGCGACCTGGCTTAAGATACTCGCCCATGTTCCAGCAATGCCTGTTCGATGGTGTGCTGAAGCATGCGGATACGCTGTTCCATACTTGCCGCGTAATCCTCGGTCTTAGTCTTTTCCTGAGCTAACTCGTAACACACATTCAGTGCGACGATGAAAACTAACTGCTCAGTATTGGAGACTCTAGTGCGATCTTTTAAATCCTGCAACCGCTGATTTAGCTGCTCGGCAGCCTGGTTCAGCGCATCCCTTTGTTCAGGCGGACAATTCACGCGCAGTGAACGACCGAAAATTTCGATATCGACGGGTTGTGCAGACATGCCACCTTCCTGCTGTTTATTCGCCTGCCCCCCGCCTGCAGCTTCACTGGGTCGCGAGGGGGCGCCACTATAGCTACCCTAAAATTAAGATACAAGCCCTTTTCTGGTATCTTCAGGGGTCGTGATGGTAGCATAACATGAACTGTCTCTCTCAACGACGACGAATGCGCATGTCTATACAGAACGTTATGCCTGGCTACGAAACCGTAGGCCAGTTACTTACCGAACAAAGCGTCGGTCTGACTCCTGCCGAAATGCACGGCTTAATTGCCGGTATGCTTTGCGGCGGAAATCGGGATACCAGCTGGCAGTCGCTGGTTCATGATCTGACTAACGAAGGGTTAGCTTTCAGTAAAACGCTGGCGGACACTCTGCGCCAGATGCACTCTGTTACCGCAGATGCTCTGGAAGATGAAGGTTTTCAGTTTCAGCTTTATCTACCGGAAGGCGATGAGGTTTCGGTATTTGAGCGCGCCGATGCGCTGGCTGGCTGGGTAAACCACTTCCTGCTCGGCCTTGGCGTAACCCAGCCAAAACTCGATAAGCTCAGCGGCGAAACTCGCGAAGCCATTGACGACCTGCGTAACATCGCTCAGCTCGGCTACGATGAAGAAGAAGACCAGGAAGAGCTGGAAATGTCTCTTGAAGAGATAATCGAGTACGTGCGCGTAGCCGCATTGCTATGCTACGACACGTTTACCCGCCCGGCTCCTCTGGCCCCAGAGATTAAAAAGCCAACCCTGCATTAATTCAAAAACTCAGGAGGTGCCATGACACAGAACGAGTTTCACAGCCGCCGTCAGGCACTGTTAGCCAGGATGGCGCCGGCAAGCGCGGCGGTGATATTCGCCGCGCCAGAAGCCACGCGCAGCGCTGACAGTGAATATCCTTACCGACAAAATAGCGACTTCTGGTATTTCACTGGTTTTAACGAACCGGAAGCCCTCCTGGTTCTCATCAAAAGCGATGAAACCCATAACCATAGCGTCTTGTTTAACCGGGTTCGCGATAAAAACGCTGAAATCTGGTTTGGCCGCAGGCTGGGCCAGGAAGCGGCGCCTGAAGCGCTGGGTGTCGATCGCGCGCTGGCATGGGATGAAATTGACGAGCAGCTTTATCAGCTGCTGAATGGCCTGGACGTGATTTATCACGCGCAGGGGCAGTATGGCTTTGCTGATACTCTGATTTTCTCCGGTCTGGAGAAATTGCGTCGTGGCTCACGCCAGAACCTGCGCGCGCCGGCGACTCTGACCGATTGGCGTCCATGGGTGCATGATATGCGCCTGTTTAAATCTTCTGAAGAGCAGGATGTACTGCGCAAAGCGGGTGAAATAAGCGCGCTGGCGCATACCCGTGCGATGGAGAAATGCCGCCCTGGCATGTTCGAGTACCAGCTTGAAGGCGAGATCCTTCACGAGTTTACCCGCCACGGGGCGCGTTATCCTTCTTATAACACCATTGTGGGCGGCGGCGTAAATGGCTGCATTCTTCACTACACCGAAAATGAGAGCGAGCTCCGCGACGGCGATTTAGTGCTTATCGATGCCGGTTGCGAATACCTGGGGTATGCCGGAGATATAACCCGTACTTTCCCGGTTAACGGCAAATTTACTCCGGCTCAGCGCGCTATCTATGACATTGTGCTGGCATCTCTCAATAAGGCACTGGAGCTGTATCGTCCGGGCACCTCGATGCAGGCGGTAACGGCTGAAGTGGTTAAAGTGATGGTTTCCGGCCTGTTAAAGCTTGGCGTAATGAAGGGCGATATGGATGAGCTTATCGCCAGCAATGCATATCGGGAATTTTTCATGCATGGTCTGAGCCACTGGCTGGGGCTGGATGTGCACGATGTTGGTGAATATGGCCCTGAGCGTTCACGGATCCTGGAGCCGGGTATGGTTCTTACTGTTGAGCCAGGCCTGTACATCGCACCGGATGCTGACGTACCGCCGGAATATCGCGGAATCGGGATTCGTATTGAAGACGATATTCTGATTACCGCAAATGGCAACGAAAACCTGACGGCAAGCGTCGTGAAAGATGCCGATGCTATTGAAGCCTTAATGGCCGCGGCCCGCGTATGATAAAGCCCGTTATTATTGCCGGTGGTGGCATGACCGGAACTACGCTGGCGCTGGCGCTATCGCATTTAAGCGGCGGACGCCTGCCGGTACATCTTATTGAAGCTGTACCGCCCCAAAGCCAGGCGCATCCGGGCTTTGACGCTCGTGCTATAGCGCTGGCTGAAGGTACCTGCCAGCAATTGCGTCAGCTAAATCTATGGTCGGCTCTGGCAGACTGTGCAACACCCATTGTTCAGGTTCAGGTAAGCGATCGCGGCCATGCCGGGTTTGTTACCCTGGATGCCAGCGATTATCAAATTTCAGCATTAGGCCAGGTGGTGGAATTACACGAAGTAGGGCAGCGCCTGTTTGAGCTGGTAAAAAAGGCGCCAGGCGTTACGTTGCATTGCCCGGCCAAAGTCAACCGGGTCACGCGCCGTGATAATGAGGTCGAAGTTACGCTCGATGATGACTCCACGCTTTGTGGTCAGCTTCTGGTCGCGGCGGATGGCACCCATTCTCCGCTGGCAAAGCAGTGCGGCATCGGATGGCAGGTGAATGATTATCATCAGGTGGCGGTTATCGCCAATGTAACTACTCAGTTGAGCCACCAGGGACGTGCATGGGAGCGCTTTACTGAGCATGGCCCTCTGGCAATGCTCCCTATGTCCCAAGGTCGCTGTTCACTGGTGTGGTGCCATCCGGCGGAGGACGCTTCAGAAGTGGCGTCATGGAGCGATGAGCGTTTTTGCACTGAACTTCAGCGCGCTTTTGGCTGGCGTCTGGGGAAAATCAAACAAGTGGGTGCGCGCAGCGTTTATCCGCTGGCTCTGACGACGGCAAACGCTACCACATCCCACCGTTTGGCTCTGGTTGGCAATGCCGCTCAAACCCTGCATCCCATTGCCGGGCAAGGATTTAATCTCGGTATGCGCGACGTTATGTCGCTGGCCGAAACGCTGGCACCCGCAGGTCTTGCCGGTGAGGATTTAGGCTCAGTGGTTGTTTTGGGCCGCTGGCGCGAGCGCCGTGCGGCAGATAAAACGGCCACAATGGGCGTAACAAATGGTCTGGTCAGGCTATTTTCAAACCATAGCGGGCCTCTGGTGGCAGGACGCAACCTGGGCCTGATAGCGATGAATATTGTCACGCCTGCGCGCGATGCGCTGGCATATCGCACCCTTGGCTGGGTCGCGCGGTAAAGGAGAGAGAGATTGCAAAGCGTAGATGTGGCCATTGTTGGCGGCGGCATGGTTGGCCTGGCGGTCGCCTGTGGCTTGCAGGGAAGTGGTCTGCGGGTTGCTGTTTTAGAGCAGCGGTTGCCGGAACCTGTGGCTGCCGATGCGCCGCCATCGTTGCGGGTATCCGCAATTAATGCGGCCAGTGAACGGCTGCTAACCCATCTTGGCGTCTGGTCAGAGATTATATCCCGTCGGGCGTGCAGCTATCACGGCATGGAAGTTTGGGAGCAGGATAGTTTTGGTCGGATAACCTTTGACGATCGCAGCGTTGGCGCGACTCATCTTGGGCATATCATTGAAAACGATCTTATTCATCAGGCGTTGTGGGACAAGGCTCAGGGGTTAAGTGATATCACCTGCATTGCGCCAGCCAGCATTAAGCAGGTGGCATTTGGTGAGAACGACGCTTTTATCACTCTGGAAGATGGCAACTTACTCAGTGCGCGGTTGGTTATTGGCGCGGATGGTGCGCACTCGTGGCTGCGTCGTGAGGCAAATATCCCGGTCACTTTTTGGGATTATCGTCATCACGCGCTGGTGGCCACAATACGCACCGCCGAGCCGCACGGCGGAGTGGCTCGTCAGGTATTTCATGGCGACGGCATTTTGGCATTTTTACCGCTTAGTTCACCAAACTTATGTTCTATCGTCTGGTCGCTGCCTCCAGAAAAGGCCGAACAAATGCGTGATATAGAGCCAGAAGCATTTAATCAGGCTCTGGCGGTGGCATTCGATATGCGTCTGGGGCTTTGTCAGGTGGAAAGCGATCGTCAGTGTTTCCCTCTGACCGGGCGCTATGCTCGCCAGTTTGCTGCTCATCGCCTGGCGCTGGTCGGCGATGCCGCTCACACTATCCATCCGCTGGCCGGGCAGGGCGTTAACCTTGGTTTTATGGATGCAGCAGAGTTGATTGCTGAAATTCGCCGCCTTCATCGGGAAGGTAAAGATATTGGCCAGCATCTTTATTTGCGCCGCTATGAGCGCCGCCGTAAGCACAGCGCCGCGCTAATGCTGGCGAGTATGCAGGGTTTCCGTGAGCTGTTTTCTGGCACTCATCCAGCCCGGAAGTTATTTAGGGATGTGGGCCTGAAGCTGGCCGATACGCTCCCCGGTTTGAAGACGCCATTAATCCGTCAGGCGCTGGGGATAGATTCTCTTCCTGAATGGTTGCGCTAATTGCTACCCGTCGGGCCTTATAAGTTGCAACATAAGGCCCGCCTTCATTTGAAAAATTCTAATTTTACCCTCATTTTCAGATTAGTTTTTATAATCTGACTAAAATTACACCAATTTATCTGTGTTGCATAATTGGTGCGAAATGTTAAGTAATTCTATTTTTTGTGCCATTTATGATTGTTTTATGTGGCATATCTCGCAGTTCGCTGGATAAATCCTCTACACCCTGGTTTCTTTCCTCAGGCCATAGGCTAATGTGATGACCTGCTTTCATTGATGGTTTCACCATCCTTTCAATGGTAACGTCACCGCAAGGATAACGTTTGCGTCGCCATGATTACGGGTGGTGCGCAGGCATTGTTGGCCGCACCTGACGGAGCTGCGACGCCGCGATGCCCGGGACATGTCGTACACGAAGAGGACAAGATGGTGCAACACACTCCCCTATATGATGAACACCTGCGCTGCGGCGCGCGAATGGTTGATTTTCACGGATGGATGATGCCGCTGCATTACGGCTCCCAGCTTGATGAACACCATGCGGTACGCAACGACGCTGGTATGTTCGACGTTTCTCACATGACGATCGTCGATCTGCACGGTAGCCGTACTCGCGAATTTCTTCGTTACCTGCTGGCAAATGATGTCGCCAAACTTACCAAACCAGGCAAAGCGCTATACAGCGGGATGCTGAATGCCTCCGGCGGCGTTATTGATGACCTGATTGTTTACTTCCTGACAGAAGACTACTTCCGGGTGGTGGTTAACTCTGCGACTCGCGAAAAAGACCTCGCGTGGATTATCCGCCACGCCGAGCCTTTCGCTATCGATATTACCGTGCGCGATGACCTGGCGCTGATAGCGGTCCAGGGGCCAAATGCGAAAGCGAAGGCTGAAACCCTGTTTAACGACCAGCAACGTCAGGCCGTGGCTGATATGAAGCCATTTTTCGGCGTTCAGGCTGACTCTCTCTTTATTGCCACTACCGGTTATACCGGTGAAGCGGGTTACGAAATAGCCCTGCCGCGTGACAAAGCGTCCGCATTCTGGAGCCAGCTGGTTGAAGCCGGCGTTAAGCCTTGTGGGCTGGGTGCTCGCGATACGCTGCGCCTTGAGGCCGGAATGAATCTCTATGGTCAGGAGATGGATGAAGGTGTCTCTCCGCTGGCGGCCAACATGGGCTGGACAATCGCCTGGGAACCGGCAGACCGCGACTTCATTGGCCGTGAAGCACTCGAAAGCCAGCGTGAACAGGGTACTGAGCAGCTGGTGGGCCTGATTATGACCGAGAAAGGCGTGCTGCGCGGCGGGCAGGCCGTTCGCTTCAGCGACGCAGACGGCAACCTTAAGAGCGGCGTTATTACCAGCGGCAGCTTCTCACCAACGCTGGGTTACAGCATTGCGCTGGCTCGTGTTCCTGCCGGAATTGGCCCACAGGCAATAGTTGAAATTCGTAATCGCGAAATGCCTGTCACCGTGACTAAACCTATTTTTGTGCGCGCCGGCAAACCGGTCAGCGCGTAATTTTACCAGGAGATTTCTATGAGCAATGTGCCTAAGGAACTGAAATACAGTAAGGATCACGAGTGGCTGCGCAAAGATTCAGACGGTAGCTACATCGTAGGCATTACCGATCACGCCCAGGAGCTGCTGGGAGATATGGTGTTTGTTGACCTGCCGGAAGTGGGTTCTGCGGTGAGTGCCGGTGATGATTGTGCGGTCGCTGAGTCGGTGAAAGCCGCCTCCGATATCTATGCACCAATTAGCGGCAAGATTGTCGCCATCAACGAAGAGCTGGAAGGCTCTCCTGAACTGCTTAATAGCGATCCTTACCAGGACGGTTGGCTGTTCAAAATTGAAGCCAGCGATGAGTCTGAAATTGCTGCTCTGCTGGATGCAGCCGCCTATCAGGCCCTGCTGGATAGCGAATAACGCTTTCGTAAGCAAATGACTCTGTGGCCCCTGAAACTGGGGCCACATTAAGCGGCAGTGACCCCACTTCGGTTTTATCGCTCTCCGGCCATCTGCCAGCCCACGTTTTGCCATCTGTTTTGCAGGAACACCACGATGAACCAGATTTTAAGTCAGCTGGAGAACAGCGAGTCGTTTATCCAGCGCCATATTGGCCCTTCGGTCGAAGAACAGCAGCAGATGCTGGCGACCGTGGGCGCAGATTCTCTCAACGGGTTAACCGGGCAGATTGTTCCGCGCGATATTCAGCTGCCAACGCCGCCCCAAACCGGTCTGGCCGCTACCGAATTCACGGCTCTGGCTGAGTTAAAAGCTATCGCCAGCCGAAACCAGCGTTTCAAAACTTACATTGGTACCGGGTATGCGGCGGTGCATACACCGCCAGTAATTCTGCGCAACATGCTGGAAAATCCGGGTTGGTATACCGCTTATACGCCATATCAACCGGAAGTGTCTCAGGGGCGTCTGGAGTCACTGCTTAACTTCCAGCAGGTAACTCTGGATTTGACCGGGCTGGACATTGCCTCGGCCTCCTTGCTGGATGAGGCAACTGCGGCTGCTGAAGCGATGGCCATGGCAAAACGCGCCAGCAAGCTCAAAAATGCTAACCGTTTCTTTGTTGCGGCAGATGTTCACCCGCAAACTCTTGATGTGGTTCGTACCCGCGCAGAGACCTTTGGTTTCGAAGTAGTGGTTGATGATGCCGCTCGCGCTAACGAACATGCTGACCTTTTCGGCGTGCTGTTGCAGCAGGCTGGCACCAGCGGTGAAGTGCATGATTACAGCGTCCTGATTGCCGAGTTGAAAGCCCGTAAAGTTATCGTTAGCCTGGCTGCCGATTTGATGGCGCTGGTTATGCTGACCGCGCCGGGGAAACAGGGTGCGGATATTGTGTTTGGCTCGGCCCAGCGCTTTGGTGTGCCGATGGGTTACGGTGGCCCACACGCCGCCTTCTTCGCTGCTCGTGACGAGTTTAAGCGTTCCATGCCGGGGCGTATTATCGGGGTTTCTCGCGATGCGGCTGGTAACACGGCGTTGCGTATGGCGATGCAGACTCGTGAACAGCATATCCGCCGTGAAAAGGCGAACTCGAATATCTGTACCTCGCAGGTTCTGCTGGCGAATATTGCCAGTCTGTATGCCGTGTGGCATGGCCCTAAAGGGCTGCGCCAGATTGCTGACCGCATCCATCGTTTTGCCGATATCCTGGCGGCCGGCCTGCGCCGTCGTGGCTGCACTCTGCGCCACGATACCTGGTTTGACACGCTGTGTATCGAAACTGCTGATAAAGCCGGTGTTCTGGCCCGGGCGG
This genomic interval from Salmonella enterica subsp. enterica serovar Choleraesuis contains the following:
- the argP gene encoding HTH-type transcriptional regulator ArgP; the encoded protein is MKRPDYRTLQALDAVISERGFERAAQKLCITQSAVSQRIKQLENMFGQPLLVRTVPPRPTEQGQKLLALLRQVELLEEEWLGDEQTGSTPLLLSLAVNADSLATWLLPALAPVLADSPIRLNIQVEDETRTQERLRRGEVVGAVSNQPQALPSCLVDRLGALDYLFVASPSFAARYFPNGVTRSSLLKAPVVAFDHLDDMHQAFLQQYFDLPPGSVPCHIVNSSEAFVQLATQGTTCCMIPHLQIEQQLKSGELIDLTPGLLQRRMLYWHRFAPESRQMRKVTNALLDYGHKVLRQE
- the rpiA gene encoding ribose-5-phosphate isomerase A, with protein sequence MTQDELKKAVGWAALQYVQPGTIVGVGTGSTASHFIDALATMKDKIEGAVSSSEASTAKLKQLGIPVFDLNEVDSLGVYVDGADEINDQMQMIKGGGAALTREKIVASVAEKFVCIADASKQVAILGEFPLPVEVIPMARSAVARTLVKLGGRPEYRQGVVTDNGNVILDVHGLSIIDPVALENAINAIPGVVTVGLFANRGADVALIGTAEGVKTFVK
- a CDS encoding D-3-phosphoglycerate dehydrogenase, with translation MARVSLDKEKIKFLLVEGVHQKAVDNLLAAGYTNIEYHKGALDSAELKEAIRDAHFIGIRSRTHLSEEIFAAAEKLVAVGCFCIGTNQVDLNAATLRGVPVFNAPFSNTRSVAELVIGELLLLLRGVPEANAKAHRGVWNKQAVGCFEARGKKLGIIGYGHIGTQLGILAESLGMNVFFYDIENKLPLGNATQVQHLSDLLNMSDVVSLHVPENRSTKNMIGPQELALMKPGALLINASRGTVVDIPALCDALARKHLGGAAIDVFPTEPATNSDPFSSPLCEFDNVLLTPHIGGSTQEAQENIGLEVAGKLSKYSDNGSTLSAVNFPEVSLPQHGEQASRLLHIHENRPGVLTAINQIFAEQGINIAAQYLQTTPQMGYVVIDIDAGEEVAEKALQSMKAIPGTVRARLLY
- a CDS encoding 5-formyltetrahydrofolate cyclo-ligase, which produces MLALDEMAHAHKIAVFLSFGSEIDTSPLISALWHSGREVYLPLLHPFSRGNLLFLRYGPDTQLVFNRMKIGEPALDVRQVLPLEQLDVMITPLLGFDAQGNRIGMGGGYYDRTLRFWQRYHFQPIGLALDCQQVPAIPTESWDVPLPMLVTPSTTWRWAS
- the zapA gene encoding cell division protein ZapA, which gives rise to MSAQPVDIEIFGRSLRVNCPPEQRDALNQAAEQLNQRLQDLKDRTRVSNTEQLVFIVALNVCYELAQEKTKTEDYAASMEQRIRMLQHTIEQALLEHGRVS
- the ygfB gene encoding UPF0149 protein YgfB; the protein is MRMSIQNVMPGYETVGQLLTEQSVGLTPAEMHGLIAGMLCGGNRDTSWQSLVHDLTNEGLAFSKTLADTLRQMHSVTADALEDEGFQFQLYLPEGDEVSVFERADALAGWVNHFLLGLGVTQPKLDKLSGETREAIDDLRNIAQLGYDEEEDQEELEMSLEEIIEYVRVAALLCYDTFTRPAPLAPEIKKPTLH
- the pepP gene encoding Xaa-Pro aminopeptidase codes for the protein MTQNEFHSRRQALLARMAPASAAVIFAAPEATRSADSEYPYRQNSDFWYFTGFNEPEALLVLIKSDETHNHSVLFNRVRDKNAEIWFGRRLGQEAAPEALGVDRALAWDEIDEQLYQLLNGLDVIYHAQGQYGFADTLIFSGLEKLRRGSRQNLRAPATLTDWRPWVHDMRLFKSSEEQDVLRKAGEISALAHTRAMEKCRPGMFEYQLEGEILHEFTRHGARYPSYNTIVGGGVNGCILHYTENESELRDGDLVLIDAGCEYLGYAGDITRTFPVNGKFTPAQRAIYDIVLASLNKALELYRPGTSMQAVTAEVVKVMVSGLLKLGVMKGDMDELIASNAYREFFMHGLSHWLGLDVHDVGEYGPERSRILEPGMVLTVEPGLYIAPDADVPPEYRGIGIRIEDDILITANGNENLTASVVKDADAIEALMAAARV
- a CDS encoding 2-octaprenyl-6-methoxyphenyl hydroxylase, whose amino-acid sequence is MTGTTLALALSHLSGGRLPVHLIEAVPPQSQAHPGFDARAIALAEGTCQQLRQLNLWSALADCATPIVQVQVSDRGHAGFVTLDASDYQISALGQVVELHEVGQRLFELVKKAPGVTLHCPAKVNRVTRRDNEVEVTLDDDSTLCGQLLVAADGTHSPLAKQCGIGWQVNDYHQVAVIANVTTQLSHQGRAWERFTEHGPLAMLPMSQGRCSLVWCHPAEDASEVASWSDERFCTELQRAFGWRLGKIKQVGARSVYPLALTTANATTSHRLALVGNAAQTLHPIAGQGFNLGMRDVMSLAETLAPAGLAGEDLGSVVVLGRWRERRAADKTATMGVTNGLVRLFSNHSGPLVAGRNLGLIAMNIVTPARDALAYRTLGWVAR
- a CDS encoding 2-octaprenylphenol hydroxylase, which encodes MQSVDVAIVGGGMVGLAVACGLQGSGLRVAVLEQRLPEPVAADAPPSLRVSAINAASERLLTHLGVWSEIISRRACSYHGMEVWEQDSFGRITFDDRSVGATHLGHIIENDLIHQALWDKAQGLSDITCIAPASIKQVAFGENDAFITLEDGNLLSARLVIGADGAHSWLRREANIPVTFWDYRHHALVATIRTAEPHGGVARQVFHGDGILAFLPLSSPNLCSIVWSLPPEKAEQMRDIEPEAFNQALAVAFDMRLGLCQVESDRQCFPLTGRYARQFAAHRLALVGDAAHTIHPLAGQGVNLGFMDAAELIAEIRRLHREGKDIGQHLYLRRYERRRKHSAALMLASMQGFRELFSGTHPARKLFRDVGLKLADTLPGLKTPLIRQALGIDSLPEWLR
- the gcvT gene encoding aminomethyltransferase, giving the protein MVQHTPLYDEHLRCGARMVDFHGWMMPLHYGSQLDEHHAVRNDAGMFDVSHMTIVDLHGSRTREFLRYLLANDVAKLTKPGKALYSGMLNASGGVIDDLIVYFLTEDYFRVVVNSATREKDLAWIIRHAEPFAIDITVRDDLALIAVQGPNAKAKAETLFNDQQRQAVADMKPFFGVQADSLFIATTGYTGEAGYEIALPRDKASAFWSQLVEAGVKPCGLGARDTLRLEAGMNLYGQEMDEGVSPLAANMGWTIAWEPADRDFIGREALESQREQGTEQLVGLIMTEKGVLRGGQAVRFSDADGNLKSGVITSGSFSPTLGYSIALARVPAGIGPQAIVEIRNREMPVTVTKPIFVRAGKPVSA
- the gcvH gene encoding glycine cleavage system H protein, with product MSNVPKELKYSKDHEWLRKDSDGSYIVGITDHAQELLGDMVFVDLPEVGSAVSAGDDCAVAESVKAASDIYAPISGKIVAINEELEGSPELLNSDPYQDGWLFKIEASDESEIAALLDAAAYQALLDSE